From a single Pirellulales bacterium genomic region:
- a CDS encoding amino acid ABC transporter ATP-binding protein: protein MITPNEPLISVAGLSKRFGTRKVLEGVNLTVGRSETVALIGPSGGGKSTLLRSINGLNQWDAGEIRVGPYTLKADMVARASGAAARQVRRMLGMVFQDFQLFPHLTARDNVVEAPRQVLGLNVASARSRAAELLDRVGMAAHAENYPYQLSGGQKQRVAIARALAMQPHGLLCDEITSALDPELKHEVLDVLADLKRDGMTLLLVTHEIGFARRAADRVVVLADGHIVEEGPPEQVLDHPRSERTRQFLSKVLA from the coding sequence ATGATCACGCCCAACGAACCGCTGATTTCCGTCGCCGGATTGTCGAAACGGTTTGGCACGAGAAAAGTCCTTGAAGGGGTCAATCTGACCGTTGGCCGTAGCGAGACCGTGGCGTTGATTGGACCTAGCGGCGGTGGCAAGTCGACGTTATTGCGCTCCATCAACGGTTTGAATCAATGGGATGCTGGCGAGATTCGCGTCGGTCCTTACACGTTGAAAGCCGATATGGTAGCCCGCGCAAGCGGCGCCGCGGCGCGCCAGGTGCGGCGAATGCTGGGTATGGTGTTTCAGGACTTTCAGCTTTTCCCCCATCTCACTGCCCGGGACAATGTCGTCGAGGCACCGCGACAAGTGCTCGGCTTGAATGTTGCTTCGGCCCGCTCCCGCGCCGCCGAACTACTCGACCGCGTTGGCATGGCCGCCCATGCCGAGAATTATCCCTACCAACTCTCTGGCGGACAGAAGCAACGGGTAGCGATCGCCCGTGCCCTGGCCATGCAGCCACACGGACTATTGTGCGACGAGATTACAAGTGCCCTCGATCCGGAGCTAAAACACGAAGTGCTGGACGTGCTGGCTGACCTGAAGCGCGACGGAATGACCTTATTGCTCGTGACGCACGAAATCGGCTTCGCCCGCCGGGCCGCCGACCGCGTGGTGGTGTTGGCGGACGGGCATATCGTCGAGGAAGGTCCGCCCGAACAGGTCCTTGATCATCCACGCTCGGAGCGCACGCGACAGTTTCTCAGCAAGGTGTTGGCATAA